The Amorphus orientalis sequence CGCACCTCGTCGCTTCCCAAATCGATCGTGATGGCGATTGCCGGCCCCGTCGATGTCGCGACGATCAAGCTCACCAACGCCGACTGGGTCATCGATCCGGCCGAGCTGATCGAGACCTTCGGCCTCGACGAGATGGTGCTCGTCAACGATTTCGAGGCGCTCGCGCTGGCGTTGCCATCGCTCGATGAGGGCGACCTGATCCCGCTGGGGACAGCCACGCCGAAGCCGCACGCCCCGCGCGTCGCGATCGGCCCGGGCACGGGACTTGGCGTGTCCGCCCTCGTCAACTCCGCCGGGCGGGTCACTCCGATACCCGGCGAAGGCGGCCACATCAGTCTCGCCCCGGAGACGGACGAGGACTTCGAACTCTGGCCGCTGTTCGAGCGCTATCACGGCCGCATTTCCGGCGAAGCGCTGCTGTCCGGCCCCGGCATCCTGCGGATCTACCGCGCGGTCTGCGCCCTGCGCGGCGTGGAACCGGCCGCGGTCGCCGGCGAGGACGTCAGCGAGCACGCCGAAGCCGGCGATCAGGCGGCGGTCACGGCGATGCGCCTGTTCTGCACCTATCTCGGCCGGTTCGCCGGCGATCTCGCCCTGATTTTCCTGGCCCATGGCGGCGTCTACATCGCCGGCGGCATCGCGCCGAAGATCCGGCGCTTTCTCGCCGACGGCCACTTCCGTGCCGCCTTCGAAGCAAAAGCGCCCCATCAGGCGATCATGAA is a genomic window containing:
- the glk gene encoding glucokinase codes for the protein MARPHGDNDPLAFPVLIADVGGTNARFAMISDVYSEMKHFPTVSTSDYDSPMAAIEQAVLARTSSLPKSIVMAIAGPVDVATIKLTNADWVIDPAELIETFGLDEMVLVNDFEALALALPSLDEGDLIPLGTATPKPHAPRVAIGPGTGLGVSALVNSAGRVTPIPGEGGHISLAPETDEDFELWPLFERYHGRISGEALLSGPGILRIYRAVCALRGVEPAAVAGEDVSEHAEAGDQAAVTAMRLFCTYLGRFAGDLALIFLAHGGVYIAGGIAPKIRRFLADGHFRAAFEAKAPHQAIMKTIPTSVVTHDRPALEGIAAFARTPSRFAISLQGRRFARKDMDD